The DNA sequence ATGTGTTGAGACGACAAGTACAGGAACCTGTTGGATTGCAAGCAGCCATCACTGGACATTCCACCAAGTGAGTGACATTTTTAGGATCGGGTGATGGCCAATAACCTTTCAAGAGCTTCATTGTGTTAGCCTTTAGCTCATCCGGTGAGCTGATGGTGGGTCTATTCCAAACTCCTCCCTCCATGCACTTATGGCACAGTCCTTTGTCCCCATAGTAACTATAGTCGCAGATGCAGTACTTGTAGTCGTAAAATGTTGGATCTAAACGTATGCGTCCATTGTTAAACGTAAGACGTCcttcggcacatgtaaagttgTCCTCGTGGGGAGGTTTTGTCATCCGCGAGAAGTCAGGGATGAACAAAAATGAAGTGTCGTGTTCGTTTCGCATCAAGGGATTGCCGGAAATGTCGAAGTACTGTAGTGAAATGAGGTCTTGAAATGCACTTGGAGGAGCTCCTGTGAAATTATTCGAAGAGAGATCAAGATACGACAACAAAGAGATATCCTCGGTAAACGTTGGGATTGGTCCGTAAAAGTTATTACCATGTAAATCACAGATTGTCAGTTctttcatgaaaaacaaatttccaaCAAGTGGGCTTGTGATGTCACAAAGGCTTACATTCAAAATTGATGGGCTTGCAAGATAACGTTTTATTGGATCAAACAATCCCACAAAGCTTGTGAAATTGATTGACAAGTTGCGATTTCCTGCGAAGGATAGATACGAAAAAACGCCAGCAGTGGAGTTTGGTGGCCATGGTTTTCCTTCGTTGATTGATGAAAATTTGTTCTGTGACAAATCTAACATCGAAGTGTTTATTCGTGAAACTAGCCAATGACCAGGGATATCCCCAGTAAGCTGGTTGTTCGCAAGGTTTAATAAAGGTGGTTTTTTACCCCTCGGGAGCTCTCCTGATATGTTGTTACCAGGTAAGAAAATTTGCACTAAATTTTCTGGAAATACATGGGGTAATTTTCCACTCAGATGAATTCCGGATATGTGCAAGATTTCCAACGAGCTAATTGCAAATAAGTCATCCAAGTTTCCCGTCATGCCACGATTATTTTGGAGGTCGAGATGCCTTAGCCTTTTCAATCGAGAGATGCTTGTTGGTATTTTTCCAGTAAAGTTATTTCCTGGAATGGAAAGAAGTCTCAGCTGTGTCATATTTCCAACGTCGTCTGGCAGGTGACCAGAGAATCCTGCGCCATTCATGATGCCTCCGATGAAGTTCTGCAGATTTGTCATTTTGACAAAGTCATCAGGAATTTTCCCCGTCAACGAGGATCCGAGTAGTATAACCGTCAACAAATTGCTCATATTCCCAAATAGAAGGTCTTGAATGTTTCCATGGAGACCAGGATTTCCAGGTACACAAAGGGAGAATAAGTTACGGATCTTCCAGATGTTGGATGGAAGGGAGCCTTTGAGGTTGTTGTAAGGCAACGAAAGCGTTTTTACGTATGTTGTGTTTGGATGACAAGTCACGCCATACCAGGAGCAGTGGGATGCACCCATAGTTGAGTCATTCCACCCACTTGACATGAACCATCGTCTCCCATTTGCTCGAGCGTAAATGTTAAGCAGAACTTCTCTTTCTTGTTGTGGTGTGAAGGATGTGTCTAATGTAAACGGGGGATATTCAGTTACACGTCTCAGGCAGTCAGGTCCCTCGGCGGCCTCGAAGGTATCGAGAcctaagaaataataataataataaaaatgattgacatCTCATGTATTTGAAGGACGTCAAAGCGATGGGGCATGGTAATTAGCATTCTGGAAGCCGAATGAGATAATCGCTGCACTCCAAGGCGCTTTGTATATTAAAATTCTTAAGGTTGAATTAAAATACAAGCATGACAATTAAACCACAGGCCTAAATAAAGGTAATGAACTGGAAGCTTTATCAATCTATCATCAgcatcataatcataatctgGTTTTCTTCACTCTCTTGGCTTGGCCGAGCTTGAAGAGTGAGGCTCGTACCTGGTTTTAAGCCAGGCGTTGAAGTCAGTCTTTTCAAATATCGTTTTGCGCAGGTGTGTCATGAGCAGAAATTTGGGACAAGATGGCATCTGTGCGTGCGTAATAAGGTCATAAATGGCGACAAAATCGAGTAAGGAAATGTACGAGGAAATGTGTTTTTCTCCGAATTGACAAGTTCTGATGTTTCGATCGTTACTGCGCGACTCGAATCAGTTTCAGTTGTTGCTTAAGCTATGCACTGATCTAAAATACAGCTTGCCAAGTGTGGGATAAATTACTTCCTGAGGCTGACCTCTTCGAATGCTCACTGGAGCCTCCATTTCCCATACATTGTCTTAAAATCTTGCAGGAGTCGTTGTAAATACTTGTCGATTATACGATAACCCCTTGGAAGCAGTCAATCTGTGCGATTGGCTCTACGTTCTACGATCTTCAAAGTGTCTAAATGCCAGTTAAAATCCACTGAAAAACACTTTCAAAGATAAAAGATTAAGTTCTTTATTGTCTCATCTCCAGTTCTGGGAATGGGCGCCACATTTGCATAGCCCATCTAGgtcgaaacaaagaaaataaaactataAACTCAAAAATTACTCTTGAGCAAccactttgttttttgtccCTAAACCAGCGATGTTCGACGGGATATTTTCCGCTCCAGGACTCCTGATGAGTGAACCAGGTTAGGAGTATTGGAAGGTAAATACGTTAAAAACacgaaataaaatatttaaggaAGATAATTACTCTCCGTTTTCCTTACAGTTAAATGTCTGATGACCTCAAGAATTGCAAAGAGCAGAAAGGCACTGAAGTTGAATACAGATTTTGCTCCTCATTAAATAAAACAGCGGGGCCCCCAGCAGcacgaatttcttttttgtttggtcATCGCTACGACACGTTCTACCTAATAAAAGTGCGTGGATTAAACTTTAGAtctgctctttttcttttttgctacGTACAATATGTCTGCAGTGCATGCTTAAGCTGTGCAGCAAATCATAACAGACATGCTTCTCTTTGGACCGAGCCGCAATTGCGGCCATATTGGATCGTGACTTCTGAAGCGTAAATGTGATATACCGCTGACGATTATTTACAGGCTCGAAATGTCCTCGTTTTCTGGTAATGGTTCCGTCGATGTCTGCGACTTTTGAGAGTCTTGTCTATGATgttatctttatttttatataaTCTTTACTTGTAGTTCACGCGATAGTCTTTGACAATCAAGTACTCTACtgaaatgttctttttgttttctttataatTATGCATTGTAAACTGTATACGCCCTCTACATGAGCTCTTTTTGCTCTTAAAGCTGTGGGGAATAAGTAAGGGAACTCCACCCGTCGCTTTTCTTTTCCAGATTTTAATTCGGAATCCTCAGATCGCGTACATCACAAGGTTGTGTCTGGGACTGACTAGAATTACAACCAATTGTTTTCTTATAGACACACCTTGATCAAATGttatctgattggctataaaGATCTTTCGGATAAAAGATAAACAAACTTAATAGTCGGAGCAGCCAGATCGTGACGCTCGATTTCTGGGCTATGTCACTAACATTACTTAAACGTTAGCTTAATCAGTACCAATTATCATGTTTCCGACAGAGCAAATGTTgcagtaaaaaataaaaatagatcgGTTCCTTAAGGACTGATCACGATGTTGTCTCGCTATTTTGAAATACTGTtaaagtaatttatttttatccaCCGTTGAGTCTTGAGCAAAGGTTATCGCAAATGGCTTTGGAATGTTATTTACCATGATATTGTCTCCCATGATGACTGATCTAtgtaaaaacgaaaaaaaacatttaactgTTGGTTTTTGTTAAATCAAGGATGCCTCATAAATAACTTGATTGAAAAGAATGCCTTGTTTCACTCATAAGATCGAAAATGACATAAAGCTGAACATTTAACCAAGTTCTCTTCCACTTTTTACGCTCCCAAATCCCAGCTTTCGCGATTTGTAAACATCAAATAGGTCAGCTTGAGTTAAAAGAAAGTCTTCTAAAGTTGTGCCTCGCAGTATGTTTGTTGGACAAAgttaattttgaaagttttcagGCCAACTTTATATgttatctttattttcttaagtACATGCAGATACATCTTACCGAAAGAATCTCGACGAGGATGTAGCAAGCCTTTAAATGACCCACAGTGAATAAGGAAGGACCAAATGAAGAGAACCAATTTCTTCATGGTGGTAGCAAGAGCTATATGTTTTAGCATCAGGAAGCGTGCTCAATGGTCCCTGACATTGTGCATAATTTACCATTAACCTGACACAGCATGGGCAATCAGGCAAAACATAATAGCAAAATTAGAGCTTAACTGACCTGAATAAAACCAATTAACTcataaagaaatatttgacaTACATTTAAGATTTAGCAACTTCATAGAGTGGCTTTTTTGCACCGAATCGTCGTTGAATAGATCTCTAACAGGagttctttttctcttcactTTGTGTACGAGACTgaaaacgtaaaaaaaaaaacagtggcTCGCGAAAGTCATTAGATAACACAAGTCTTTCCGGTTTTCTCTTCCGCGACTTCGATTTTCATCTCactagaaaatgaaacaacgaCCAGAATGGGTCGAGAAGGCAGGCTAGAAAGTGCACACAATAATTCCTGAAGAGCTGTTAGGTTAGTGGCTTACAAACACTCTGTTGGGAAGTGACTTGGCTTGGCTTTGATTTTCTCACTAGAAACATAAGGATCTTTCGCACTAGCATGAACAATATCGATCgatagaaatgaaaagaagaagaggaagaactTAAAGTGTTTGTCACTTCCTCCTCATCGTGCTGCAGATAAAATGATATATTCATACACAAACtagttaatttaaaataatcaacTCTTTTCTTAATCAATAAATTTATGGATCACATTTAAATATTTACCTCGGGATCGATactatgaaaattaattttgggCTGAAGACACAATGGAATTAAACACCCCAGACTTAGCGATAAATAAATTGGATTTCCACACTTTGAGCGCAAAATCGACATTTTCATCTGAGACCACAttaaaaacacattttacTTCCTAAAAACAAAGcgagccccccccccccaaaggTTATCCATTTTTATCACTATTCAActtccttgaaaacaaaagctgtATGCATAATGAAGTAGGGGCTTGTACCAAAATCTTGTTAAAAGAGCTTGATGAAATGAGCTTTCTGAAGTAAAATCCCTCCATGTACTTTACTTACCGTGCATGCTGTTTGCGAGCGACACCGCCCTTCGCCCGCACTTCCCCTTTTCTTTACGtatcgtccgccattttgaattttctctgCGGATAACCGCTGTATACTCGTTCCCAGACTACGGTTCCCGGGTCCCTGTCCCCAGTTTAGAAACAACGGATAGTGTGCCTCCCTGAGCGGGCAATGTAATGGCTTTGTTATTTACAAGCCTTGTCTATTTACTTTATTGTCACTGACCCGTCTTACGCTAATAGGGAGGTTAAGCAAttacgacgacgacggcaacaagaacgtcacaaatttgcatatttgacaatgaaaaacagtatttttgcacgctttgcacgtgcatttttcattttttttaacgtttTGAAggcgttctcgttctttccacgacgtgaaatgacatgttttgcagttgtgtggacgacgtgagcatatgatgacaaatgttcacaTTTGTATTCTTACCGCTTAAGCGCTTATTCcgatttaattccaggatagttagaaaaCATTTCGCAACCCTAATGACTCAAATAATTgcgaaattattgcagaaactcgaagttacattttcagatgacgttctcgctgccgtcgacgtcgtgttcgcttaagctccctaatagggagtttaagatctacgacgcgacagtagcgaaaacgtcgctcaaaattgcaagttcaagtttttcaatctatttcggcattatgtcagtttgtttaacttttgaaagctagaggaactacccaggaactgaatttagaggtgcggtgtcaaagctagaaaagaatattcaaatttgcgggctgagtgttcacgttctctgtaaaacttgagaaatggtcatttcacgtcgcagatttgccgagaactcGAAAGAAATgacggaattaaaaaaagcacgtgaagagcgtgcaaaacttttgtttttgtcagttaagtatgcaaattttgtggcgtcgtcgctgcagtcgcgtcgttgatcttaaactccctaataatgGCGACGCGCCGGGAGTCATCTCTCAGTTTCTATTTGATTTAGAAATAACTTGAAATAGTTGATCTGAGCTCCAGGTCCTTGGTTTCATTGTGTCGCATGtgccaataaaaaaaattgcctaaTTACATAATCCACACTACTAGaaaccccccacccccccagaaaacaaaaccaaaaacaaaacaaaactaaacttaCGTTCTAATTCGCTTCGCTCAAACGAACGTGAAGTATTTACCACCTTAAGTATTCACCACTTAAATAACCGCGTCTGCAAGGACCCCTTAAGAAGGCCAGTTTATTACAGAGTTAGATCACAATACAAAAATACATCACAATTCACCTCAGTAGATGACCTCAAATGCCTAAGACACTGACATGCTTTAAGAATACAATGAAAACTACTTACTTCAAATGCTTAAACAGGAAAATGATTATGCAGGGAAGTAAATTACTAAATAAACTGAATAATGCATTACTGCAATCATAGCTTAATTCTAATCTACATATATCGCATGCCGTGCGGCACTCATCAGataaaatggcttttttatGTGATGAATGCCGCACTTCTTGTGCGGCATGAAACTAATTAGTAATAAAATACCTTCTGTTGATCACATCACCTAGATTCTATCAACGCTACCTTAACGGCCATGAATAATGGAAAACAAATACTTATGCTACTGTAACCTAATTCTCAATGACCAACTCAACACATATGAGAGGCACGCTCAGGCACACTGTACTCCCTCAAACGCAACGGTAAAATAAACGGACGTGCTGAAAGTTAATCTTCATGTGACGTCATCGACTTCACGTTGACGAAATACTTCAGCCTATCAAAACAAGCATGTAAAGAAACAAACATATTTCCACCATAACACCTGCCGATATTTCACTAATTGTGGCTAACGAACATGTATTATTTACTAGGTAAAATCTATTAAGTAGTCTCTTTGAGTTTAGCTAAGCAACAAATTCCAGTTCGACGTTTTCCCAACTCATGCAGTTCAATCGAACGCGCTAAGCATTAACGTGCAAGTGGTACCCAGCCTCAACTTCATCTGGTAGCAAAGGCCTTGTTTCTCCGTCTTCTGCATCTTCTCGATCTATTTCGTTTGTGTCGCTGCTTGAATAAGTGCTTTCAATCTGATCGATGTTGGCGTATTCATTCAGATGTCTGCCACTTTTCGGCACAACAAAGCGATAGAGGATGCCACCAAGAAGAGTCACAAAGACTATTGAATTGATGATCATCACCAGCCAAACGAAAACGTCAATGTAAGTATTGTCCAGGACAGAAAACCTTAGCACCATAAATGACATGGAAAGCACAAGTAACACTGTGGGCTCCATCACATTCTCACTGAAAATGCCTTTCAATGTGATCTTGCGCTTCTCTTGCTCATGTGAAGTTGGTGGATCAATATTGCTAGAGTGTTTTTGATACGGCTGTAGACATATCTGGATAAGAGCCGAAGTCATAAGCACAAGCCAAACAAGGAACGTTTGCAGAGTGGATGGCGAAATCATGGACAAGGCTACGGCAAGAATCAATCGGCGAATAAGCATGAGGATCTCGAAGTATTGCTGGTATTTTGGTTTGTACGGTAAGTAGAGTGGTCCAAGCCACACATCGAGTTTCTTGCGATCTTCGGGAGTCATTAAGCTTCTCTTTGGAAAGAAGTGAACCAGAAGGAAAATGATAATCAAAGGAAATCCAATCACATAGAAGATGACAGACACTATGCCAAGTGCTCTCAGCTTGTAGTAGGTGTTTGAGGTGCACTCTATCCACGGCTCGTTTGgcatgtagaaaacactctGATCGTTGTGACATGGACGTAAGTTAGAAAGTGTCTGCTTCACAATTGGAAAGTAGCTGAAGCTGAGACTGAAGAAAGCGCTTTGGCGACATTTGAAGTGAACATTTTCCATGCGTTCTTCGAGGGGACGATATTTGTCgtaaattagcataacaatgaaataaacacCCACCAATGTCAAGCACACTATTGGTAAGAGAAGTAAGAAAGCAAGCTTTCCAACTGGAGTAAAGAGGGAAGGTAAATCACACGAAAGAGAAGTAAAGACCAAGTTCCAGTAGCTACTTAAATAGCTTTGAGCTGCAATGACCTTTGGAGGCCATACATTGACGCTGGAAACCATGAAGTCTGTTGTTTGGATGTAAAATACTGCAATGCTGATAAGCGATTGCGCGTTTTTTCCTCTGCTCGTCGTACACAGCACAAAGACAaccaaatttaattttaatagcCATGCAGGAAGAAATTCTAGCAGCATCATGATCAACATCAACGAGAAATGAAGGACAGTGATGGCAAACCATTTCATTGGACGGATGTCGAAGTAAAATAGTGACCAGAACAAAACgagaaaagacaaagaaaaaattggaatGAAAATGTAATAGTAGATTAAATCACCATGTTTGCACTGAAAGCAAAGTCCCCCAAGTTTATAGAATCCCTGTTGGCAACGTGAACAGAATCTGTCAATGTTTCCAGGATAGCAGATGCAAGAATCATCACAAGTTGTGATGAGCGACGACACAGATCGGCGAATACCAGAGTGTTCGTTGTCATTATGGGGCGATGTGTTGAGACGACAAGCACAGGAACCTTTTGGATTGCAAGCAGCCATCACTGGACATTCGACCAAATGGGTGACATTTCTAGGATCGGGTGACGGCCAATAACCTTTCAAAATCTCCATCGTGTTAGCCTTTAGCTCTTCCGGTGAGCTGATGGTGGGTCTATTGCAAACTCCTCCCTCCATGCACTTATGGCACAGCCCTTCGTGCCCATAGTAACCAAAGTCGCAGATGCAGTACTTGTAGTCGTAAAATGTTGGATCTAAACGTATGCGTCCATTGTTAAACGTAAGACGTCcttcggcacatgtaaagttgTCTCCATGAGGAGGTTTTGTCATCCGTAAGAAGTCAGGGATGAACAAAAATGATGTGTCGTGTTCGTTTCGCATCAAGGGGTTGCCGGAAATGTCGAAATACTGTAGAGAAGTGAGGTCTTGAAATGAACTTGGAGGAGCTCCTGTGAAATTATTCGAAGAGAGGTCAAGGTACGACAGCAAAGAGGTATCCTTGGTAAAGGTTGGGATTGGTCCGTAAAAGTTATTACCATGTAAATCACAGATGGTCAGGTTTTgcatggaaaacaaatttcCAACAAGTGGGCTTGTGATGTCACAAAGGCTTACATTCAAAATTGATGAGCTAGCATGATAATGTTTTATTGGATTAAACAATCCCATAAAGCTCGTGAAATTGATTGACAAGTTGCGATTTTCCGCGAAGGATAGATATGAAAAAGCGCCAGCAGAGGAGTTATCGGGCCATGGTTTTCCTTCATTGATTGATGAAAATTTGTTCTGTGACAAATCTAACATTGAGCTGTTCGTTCGCGAAACTAGCCAGTGACCAGGAATATCCCCAGTAAGCTGGTTGTTCGCAAGGTTTAATAAGGATGGTTTGGTACCCCTCGGGAGCTCTCCTGATATGTTGTTTGCAGGTAAGAAAACTGCGAATAAGTTTTTTGGAAAAACCTGGGGTAGTTTTCCACTCAGGTGAACTCCGGATACGTAAAAGGTTACCAACGACCTAATCGCAAATAAGTCATCCAAGTTTCCCTGCATCATGCCAGGGTTATTTCGGAGGTTAAAATACCTTAGCTTTTTTAATCGAGAGATGCTTCTTGGTATTTTTCCAGTAAAGTTATTTCCTGGAATGGAAAGAAGTCTCAGCTGTGTCATATTTCCAATGTCGTCTGGCAGGTGACCAGAGAATCCTGCGCCATTCATGATGCCTCCGATGAAGTTCTGCAGATTTGTCATTTTGACAAAGTCATCAGGAATTTTCCCCGTCAACGAGGATCCGAGTAGTATAACCGTCAACAAATTGCTCATATTCCCAAATAGAAGGTCTTGAATGTTTCCATGGAGACCAGGATTTCCAGGTACACAAAGGGAGAATAAGTTACGGATCTTCCAGATGTTGGATGGAAGGGAGCCTTTGAGGTTGTTGTAAGGCAACGAAAGCGTTTTTACGTATGTTGTGTTTGGATGACAAGTCACGCCATACCAGGAGCAGTGGGATGCACCCATAGTTGAGTCATTCCACCCACTTGACATGAACCATCGTCTCCCATTTGCTCGAGCGTAAATGGTAAGCAGAACTTCTCTTTCTTGTTGTGGTGTGAAGGATGTGTCTAATGTAAACGGGGGATATTCGGCGACGCGTCCTAGGCAGTCAGGTCCCTCGATGGCCATGAAGGTATCCAAAcctaagaaaaataataataaaaatgattgtCCTTTCATATATTTTGAAGAATGTCAAAGCAATGCGCATGGTAATTAGCATTATGGGAGCCGAAAGAGAGTCGCTGCACTCCAAAGCGCTTTGTGCAGTAAGATTCTTACTTAAGGTTGAATTAAAATACAAGCATGACAATTAAACCATAGGTGTAAATAAAAGTAATGAGCTGGAACCTTTATCAAtctatcatcatcatcatcatcatcatcatcatcatcatcatcatcatcatcatcatcatcatcatcatcacgtGCTTGACCTGGCTAAGCTTTAAGAGTGCGACTCGTATCTGGTGTTGAGCCAGGTATTgaggtcattttttttaaacatcgtTTTGCGCAGCATCCGTGGGTGCGTAGTGAGGTCATAAATGGCGACAAAATCCAGTAAGGAAATGTATTTTTCTCCGAATTGGTAAGTTATGAGGATTTGGATCGTTACTGCGCGACTCGAATCAGTTTTAGTTGTTGTGTAAGCTATGCGCTGATTTAAAAAACAGCTTGCCAAGTGTAGGGCCAATTATTTTCTGAGGTCGACTTTCTCGAATGCTCGCTAGAGCCTTCATTTCCCATACATAGTCTTAAAATCTTGAGGAGTCGTGGTAAATATTCGTCGATCAGATGATAACCCCTTTGGAGCAATCAATCTGTGCGACTCGCTTTACCTTCTACGATGTTCAAAGTGTCTAAATGTTGGTTAAAATCCACCGCTATCCCACTGCAAAATACTTCCAAAGAGGAATTTAAGTTCCTTATTATCCCATCTCCAGTTCTGCAAATTGACGCCATATTTGAATAGCCCATCTAGACCGaaacagtgaaagaaaaactataaagtcaaaaattattcttgagcagccattttgtttgttgctcCTAAACCAGCGATGTTCGACGGGATATTTCCAGTTCCAGGACTCCTGATGAGTAAACCAGGTTAGGATTATTGGAAGGTAAACACATGGGAAACACGAAATCAAATATTAAGAGAAGAAAATTTCTCTCAGTTTCCCTTACACTAAAATGTCTGATGATTTCGAGAATTACAAAAACCAGACAGGAAATTGGGCACTCAAGTTGAGTACAGACTGACTAGAAATTCAACCAATTGATCTGTTATCTTATGGACATATCTTGATCAAACGTAAGCTGATTGGTATAAAGCCGCGTGCAAAATGCACTGGATTTGTCCACTGTACAAGCTCCCAACATGTTGAGCTCAACAAGTTGAGCGCATTTGAACACCCTGTTGAGAGGTGTTGAGCGGTGTTGAGTCTTGTTGAGTCAAAtttgaaactggtcaaacttTTCGCTGAACACTGCTcaacatttcctttgtttcgtGGTCATCCATGCGTGGCTCAACAAAGTCTAGTGGATTTGCACAGCAACGCTTAACATGTTGAGCCCACGCACGCGCAGTGTGCAGCGTATCGAAAAATTGCCATGGTTCATTCGTATCATTTCCTTGTAGCCTGCAGTGTCCTCGATCATAAGCTCTTTCACTATGTAGTTGTAGCATCCTTTACTGCTT is a window from the Acropora palmata chromosome 1, jaAcrPala1.3, whole genome shotgun sequence genome containing:
- the LOC141890109 gene encoding uncharacterized protein LOC141890109 isoform X2, encoding MGYSNMASICRTGDGIIRNLNSSLEVFCSGIAVDFNQHLDTLNIVEGLDTFMAIEGPDCLGRVAEYPPFTLDTSFTPQQEREVLLTIYARANGRRWFMSSGWNDSTMGASHCSWYGVTCHPNTTYVKTLSLPYNNLKGSLPSNIWKIRNLFSLCVPGNPGLHGNIQDLLFGNMSNLLTVILLGSSLTGKIPDDFVKMTNLQNFIGGIMNGAGFSGHLPDDIGNMTQLRLLSIPGNNFTGKIPRSISRLKKLRYFNLRNNPGMMQGNLDDLFAIRSLVTFYVSGVHLSGKLPQVFPKNLFAVFLPANNISGELPRGTKPSLLNLANNQLTGDIPGHWLVSRTNSSMLDLSQNKFSSINEGKPWPDNSSAGAFSYLSFAENRNLSINFTSFMGLFNPIKHYHASSSILNVSLCDITSPLVGNLFSMQNLTICDLHGNNFYGPIPTFTKDTSLLSYLDLSSNNFTGAPPSSFQDLTSLQYFDISGNPLMRNEHDTSFLFIPDFLRMTKPPHGDNFTCAEGRLTFNNGRIRLDPTFYDYKYCICDFGYYGHEGLCHKCMEGGVCNRPTISSPEELKANTMEILKGYWPSPDPRNVTHLVECPVMAACNPKGSCACRLNTSPHNDNEHSGIRRSVSSLITTCDDSCICYPGNIDRFCSRCQQGFYKLGGLCFQCKHGDLIYYYIFIPIFSLSFLVLFWSLFYFDIRPMKWFAITVLHFSLMLIMMLLEFLPAWLLKLNLVVFVLCTTSRGKNAQSLISIAVFYIQTTDFMVSSVNVWPPKVIAAQSYLSSYWNLVFTSLSCDLPSLFTPVGKLAFLLLLPIVCLTLVGVYFIVMLIYDKYRPLEERMENVHFKCRQSAFFSLSFSYFPIVKQTLSNLRPCHNDQSVFYMPNEPWIECTSNTYYKLRALGIVSVIFYVIGFPLIIIFLLVHFFPKRSLMTPEDRKKLDVWLGPLYLPYKPKYQQYFEILMLIRRLILAVALSMISPSTLQTFLVWLVLMTSALIQICLQPYQKHSSNIDPPTSHEQEKRKITLKGIFSENVMEPTVLLVLSMSFMVLRFSVLDNTYIDVFVWLVMIINSIVFVTLLGGILYRFVVPKSGRHLNEYANIDQIESTYSSSDTNEIDREDAEDGETRPLLPDEVEAGYHLHVNA
- the LOC141890109 gene encoding uncharacterized protein LOC141890109 isoform X1 is translated as MINYAHCKDHWARFLVLKHIAVVTTMDTLVLFIWSFLIHCGSFKGLLHPRRDSYGLDTFMAIEGPDCLGRVAEYPPFTLDTSFTPQQEREVLLTIYARANGRRWFMSSGWNDSTMGASHCSWYGVTCHPNTTYVKTLSLPYNNLKGSLPSNIWKIRNLFSLCVPGNPGLHGNIQDLLFGNMSNLLTVILLGSSLTGKIPDDFVKMTNLQNFIGGIMNGAGFSGHLPDDIGNMTQLRLLSIPGNNFTGKIPRSISRLKKLRYFNLRNNPGMMQGNLDDLFAIRSLVTFYVSGVHLSGKLPQVFPKNLFAVFLPANNISGELPRGTKPSLLNLANNQLTGDIPGHWLVSRTNSSMLDLSQNKFSSINEGKPWPDNSSAGAFSYLSFAENRNLSINFTSFMGLFNPIKHYHASSSILNVSLCDITSPLVGNLFSMQNLTICDLHGNNFYGPIPTFTKDTSLLSYLDLSSNNFTGAPPSSFQDLTSLQYFDISGNPLMRNEHDTSFLFIPDFLRMTKPPHGDNFTCAEGRLTFNNGRIRLDPTFYDYKYCICDFGYYGHEGLCHKCMEGGVCNRPTISSPEELKANTMEILKGYWPSPDPRNVTHLVECPVMAACNPKGSCACRLNTSPHNDNEHSGIRRSVSSLITTCDDSCICYPGNIDRFCSRCQQGFYKLGGLCFQCKHGDLIYYYIFIPIFSLSFLVLFWSLFYFDIRPMKWFAITVLHFSLMLIMMLLEFLPAWLLKLNLVVFVLCTTSRGKNAQSLISIAVFYIQTTDFMVSSVNVWPPKVIAAQSYLSSYWNLVFTSLSCDLPSLFTPVGKLAFLLLLPIVCLTLVGVYFIVMLIYDKYRPLEERMENVHFKCRQSAFFSLSFSYFPIVKQTLSNLRPCHNDQSVFYMPNEPWIECTSNTYYKLRALGIVSVIFYVIGFPLIIIFLLVHFFPKRSLMTPEDRKKLDVWLGPLYLPYKPKYQQYFEILMLIRRLILAVALSMISPSTLQTFLVWLVLMTSALIQICLQPYQKHSSNIDPPTSHEQEKRKITLKGIFSENVMEPTVLLVLSMSFMVLRFSVLDNTYIDVFVWLVMIINSIVFVTLLGGILYRFVVPKSGRHLNEYANIDQIESTYSSSDTNEIDREDAEDGETRPLLPDEVEAGYHLHVNA